A part of Flavobacteriaceae bacterium GSB9 genomic DNA contains:
- a CDS encoding glycosyltransferase family 4 protein, with protein sequence MNNKTLLIIGFVWPEPKSSAAGSRMMQLIHFFRGLNYQITFASACAKSDNAFDLKTIGVHQTSIDLNASTFDVFIKELNPDVVLFDRFMVEEQFGWRVTEQCPNALKILDTEDLHSLRKGRQQAFKGGRAFDKTYLYNDTAKREIASIYRCDLSLIISEAEMELLKTDFKIDADLLLYLPFMLESVSEEQIKNLPKFNQRNHFVTIGNFLHEPNYNAVLYLKQTIWPLIKNQLPKAEMHVYGAYASQKVNQLHNEKEGFLIKGFVEDVNEVMKMARACLAPIRFGAGLKGKLVEAMLNGTPIVTTSIGAEGMFGDLAPNGFIEDIPEEFAQKAVELHQNEALWVNIQENGFKIINARFDKNEHQKKLLSAIFDTAKQLHDKRLHNFTGQMLQHHTLQSTKYMSKWIEEKNKP encoded by the coding sequence ATTAATAATAAAACACTGTTAATCATTGGCTTTGTTTGGCCCGAGCCTAAAAGTTCGGCTGCCGGAAGCCGAATGATGCAGCTTATACACTTTTTTAGAGGGCTAAACTATCAAATAACCTTTGCCAGTGCCTGTGCAAAAAGTGATAATGCTTTTGATTTAAAGACCATTGGTGTGCATCAGACTTCAATTGATTTAAATGCTTCAACTTTTGATGTTTTTATAAAGGAATTGAATCCTGATGTCGTCCTTTTTGATAGGTTTATGGTTGAAGAGCAATTTGGGTGGCGCGTTACCGAGCAATGCCCCAATGCTCTTAAGATTTTAGACACCGAAGATTTGCATAGTTTGCGAAAAGGTCGCCAACAGGCTTTTAAAGGAGGAAGGGCTTTCGATAAAACTTATTTGTACAACGATACTGCAAAGCGCGAAATAGCTAGTATTTACCGTTGCGATTTGAGTTTGATTATTTCGGAAGCTGAAATGGAACTGCTTAAAACCGATTTTAAAATCGATGCCGATTTATTGTTGTACTTGCCTTTTATGTTGGAAAGCGTTTCTGAAGAGCAAATTAAAAATCTTCCAAAATTCAACCAAAGAAATCACTTTGTGACTATTGGGAATTTTCTGCATGAACCGAACTATAATGCCGTTCTGTATTTGAAGCAAACCATTTGGCCATTGATAAAAAACCAACTTCCTAAAGCCGAAATGCATGTTTATGGAGCTTATGCCTCACAAAAAGTGAACCAGCTGCATAACGAAAAAGAAGGTTTTTTAATAAAGGGTTTTGTTGAAGATGTAAACGAGGTTATGAAAATGGCAAGAGCTTGTTTGGCTCCAATACGTTTTGGTGCCGGATTAAAAGGCAAGCTGGTTGAAGCTATGCTAAACGGCACGCCAATTGTTACGACAAGTATTGGAGCAGAAGGCATGTTTGGCGATCTAGCTCCCAATGGGTTTATTGAAGATATTCCAGAAGAATTTGCACAAAAAGCCGTTGAATTACATCAAAACGAAGCACTTTGGGTTAATATACAGGAAAATGGCTTTAAGATTATAAATGCCCGATTTGATAAAAACGAACATCAAAAAAAGCTTTTAAGCGCTATTTTTGACACAGCTAAACAACTCCACGATAAACGACTCCACAACTTTACAGGACAAATGCTACAGCACCATACCTTGCAAAGCACTAAGTACATGAGTAAGTGGATTGAAGAAAAGAATAAACCTTGA
- a CDS encoding carboxypeptidase-like regulatory domain-containing protein produces MKHYFILFVMLLVTTIGLAQETDKVLGIVINASDDKPLENVNIVNLNQVIGTTTNSKGEFKISAKANDTLHFSYLGFKSIKVRVTNDWLKFGSSKIELTELALALEEVVVNQLRLTGYLEVDIEQVPEPNKNYRYSISGLEGTGYEASKKSGLTKVIGSLFNPADFLHRMFGKKPNELRKLKKMKEDDEIRNLLASRFDREMLMVLLNVNRVDLDEIVSQCNYSEGFIKTANDLQILDAISGCYEEYKLLSRNRSKRL; encoded by the coding sequence ATGAAGCACTACTTTATACTTTTTGTAATGTTATTGGTTACTACTATAGGTTTGGCTCAGGAGACCGATAAAGTATTGGGTATTGTTATTAATGCTTCCGATGATAAACCATTGGAAAATGTAAATATTGTTAACCTAAACCAAGTTATTGGAACAACTACCAACAGCAAAGGTGAGTTTAAAATTTCTGCAAAAGCCAACGATACACTCCACTTTTCATATTTAGGGTTTAAATCTATAAAAGTGCGCGTAACCAATGATTGGTTAAAGTTTGGGAGCTCTAAAATTGAGTTAACCGAGTTAGCTTTGGCGTTAGAAGAGGTTGTTGTAAACCAATTAAGGTTAACCGGATATTTGGAAGTTGATATTGAGCAAGTGCCGGAACCTAACAAAAATTACAGATATAGCATTTCTGGTTTGGAAGGCACCGGTTATGAAGCCAGCAAAAAATCTGGTTTGACCAAAGTTATTGGTTCTCTTTTCAATCCGGCCGATTTCCTGCACCGTATGTTTGGCAAAAAGCCTAATGAGCTTCGTAAGCTTAAAAAGATGAAAGAGGATGATGAAATCAGGAATTTATTAGCTTCACGTTTTGACCGGGAAATGCTTATGGTGTTGTTAAACGTAAACCGTGTGGATTTAGATGAAATTGTAAGCCAGTGTAATTACTCTGAAGGCTTTATAAAAACGGCCAACGACCTGCAAATACTCGACGCCATTAGTGGATGCTATGAAGAATACAAACTGTTGAGTCGAAACCGAAGCAAAAGGCTTTAA
- a CDS encoding adenylosuccinate lyase, with the protein MTTAQLYEELNYVDHSREKRLFYANLILANPTLIPKLLEVLFMVDDKTSARAAWVLEFLCNENIEIIIPYLDTFTANIGKVHIDSAVRPVAKICELLAKAYTSKSENNIKKKITSAHKERIIETCFDYMINDQKIAPKAYSMNTLFLLGKAYDWVHPELALILERDFQMQSSGFKARARHILKNLKKNK; encoded by the coding sequence TTGACTACAGCCCAACTTTACGAGGAATTAAACTATGTAGACCATTCGCGCGAAAAGCGTTTGTTTTATGCCAATTTGATTCTTGCAAACCCAACGTTAATACCAAAACTTTTGGAGGTACTTTTTATGGTTGACGACAAAACATCTGCCCGTGCCGCCTGGGTTTTGGAGTTTTTATGCAATGAAAACATTGAAATTATAATTCCGTATTTAGACACCTTTACTGCAAACATAGGCAAGGTTCATATCGATTCTGCCGTGCGCCCAGTGGCTAAAATATGTGAACTTCTGGCCAAAGCTTATACCTCAAAATCAGAAAACAACATCAAGAAAAAGATAACATCAGCCCACAAAGAGCGTATTATTGAAACCTGTTTCGATTATATGATAAACGACCAAAAAATAGCACCCAAAGCCTACTCTATGAACACTTTATTTCTGTTGGGCAAAGCATACGATTGGGTACACCCAGAATTAGCTCTTATATTAGAACGCGATTTCCAGATGCAAAGTTCAGGGTTTAAAGCCAGAGCAAGGCATATTTTAAAAAATCTAAAGAAAAACAAATAG
- the hutH gene encoding histidine ammonia-lyase, with product MYGVDRLTVNKVMAILKGSMRAMLTDYAISKINDCREKVENMANSRKPIYGINTGFGPLCDVKISPEETGRLQKNLLITHAVGVGKPISKVLSKMMMICKVHALSKGFSGIRLNVIERILFFIENDLLPVVPEQGSVGASGDLAPLAHLFLPLIGEGEFWMGEDIVPAKKVLKSFDLAPIELAAKEGLALINGTQFVLAHAIVGLHKMGYLLDLADVAGAMSLEGYQGSESPFKELLHSLRPFKGNTVVAERMRMLFKDSNNIKSHENCERVQDPYSMRCIPQVHGASRNAYYHLNELAEIEMNSVTDNPIVLNETEAISGGNFHGQPLAMALDYASLAASELGNISDRRCYLLIEGKYGLPRLLTASGGLNSGFMIPQYTTAALVSENKSLCFPPSADSIPTSLGQEDHVSMGSISGRKFNQILQNLEKILAIELMYAVQAMEFRRPNTFSLILESNFKIIRNVVPKLEDDRVLKEDINALVTLVENRSIVIK from the coding sequence ATGTATGGTGTTGACCGTTTAACAGTCAATAAGGTTATGGCCATCTTAAAAGGTAGCATGCGGGCCATGTTGACCGACTATGCTATTTCTAAAATTAACGATTGCCGTGAGAAGGTTGAAAATATGGCCAATTCACGCAAACCCATTTACGGAATTAATACGGGGTTTGGCCCCTTATGTGATGTTAAAATTTCTCCTGAAGAAACGGGGCGGCTTCAAAAGAACTTACTAATAACACACGCTGTGGGTGTTGGTAAGCCAATTTCGAAAGTGCTTTCCAAAATGATGATGATTTGTAAGGTACATGCCCTAAGTAAGGGATTTTCGGGTATTCGATTAAATGTCATTGAGCGTATTCTGTTTTTTATTGAAAACGATTTGTTGCCTGTTGTGCCCGAGCAAGGATCGGTTGGTGCCTCGGGCGATTTAGCTCCTCTGGCCCATTTGTTTTTGCCATTGATTGGAGAGGGTGAATTTTGGATGGGCGAAGACATAGTCCCAGCAAAAAAGGTTTTAAAAAGTTTTGACTTAGCGCCCATAGAATTAGCAGCAAAAGAAGGCTTGGCACTCATTAATGGAACACAGTTTGTTTTGGCACATGCTATTGTAGGCCTTCACAAAATGGGATATTTACTCGATTTGGCCGATGTGGCTGGAGCCATGAGTTTAGAAGGTTATCAAGGCAGTGAATCACCTTTCAAAGAACTACTGCATAGCCTGAGACCGTTTAAAGGGAATACCGTAGTGGCCGAGCGTATGCGTATGTTGTTTAAAGACTCAAATAATATAAAATCGCATGAAAATTGCGAGCGTGTGCAAGACCCATATTCCATGCGATGTATTCCACAGGTGCATGGGGCTTCCAGAAATGCTTATTATCATTTAAATGAACTGGCCGAGATAGAAATGAACTCTGTTACCGATAATCCTATCGTATTGAATGAAACTGAAGCCATTTCGGGCGGAAACTTTCATGGGCAACCTTTAGCAATGGCTTTGGACTATGCATCTTTGGCGGCTTCAGAATTGGGCAATATCTCAGATAGACGATGTTACCTCCTCATTGAAGGTAAATACGGATTGCCAAGATTGCTTACGGCAAGTGGCGGTTTAAATTCCGGGTTTATGATTCCGCAATATACCACAGCCGCGTTGGTTTCAGAAAATAAATCATTGTGTTTTCCTCCTTCAGCAGATAGTATCCCCACTTCATTGGGCCAGGAAGACCACGTGTCAATGGGTAGTATATCAGGTAGAAAATTCAATCAAATTCTTCAAAATCTTGAAAAAATACTAGCAATAGAATTGATGTATGCCGTACAAGCTATGGAATTTAGGCGTCCAAATACATTTTCATTGATTCTTGAAAGCAACTTTAAAATTATTAGAAACGTTGTTCCAAAACTGGAAGACGATAGAGTTTTAAAAGAAGATATAAATGCACTCGTAACTTTGGTAGAAAACCGTTCGATTGTAATTAAATAA
- a CDS encoding heme-binding domain-containing protein yields MKIIKKILLALLVLLVVAQFFGPEKNQGDLSSVEPFLTETNPPEDVKQILKETCYDCHSDVTHYPWYNNITPVNYWLAAHVKDGKKHFNVSNWVDNSIKRKDHKFEELIEMVEEKEMPLPSYTWTHSEANLTDAQIESVINWAKLVRLKYSIASEPQ; encoded by the coding sequence ATGAAGATAATAAAGAAAATACTATTAGCCTTGTTGGTGCTATTGGTGGTCGCTCAATTTTTTGGTCCTGAAAAAAATCAGGGAGATTTAAGTTCAGTTGAGCCGTTTTTGACTGAAACCAATCCGCCAGAAGACGTCAAACAAATCTTGAAAGAAACCTGTTACGACTGCCACAGCGATGTTACACATTACCCTTGGTATAACAATATAACGCCAGTAAACTATTGGTTGGCTGCGCATGTTAAAGATGGTAAAAAACATTTTAATGTGTCGAATTGGGTTGATAACTCCATTAAAAGAAAAGACCATAAATTTGAGGAGCTCATTGAAATGGTTGAAGAAAAAGAAATGCCACTGCCTTCATACACTTGGACGCATAGTGAAGCTAATTTAACAGATGCCCAAATAGAATCGGTGATAAATTGGGCTAAATTGGTTAGATTAAAGTATAGCATAGCTTCTGAGCCACAATAA
- a CDS encoding RNA methyltransferase, translating into MTDIKLIDYLEGYLTDSRRERFRQVLSQRTKHFTVATEDVYQLHNTSAVIRSCDVFGIQEVNIIEEQNTKRIDREIAMGAQKWVDLNRYHSVKSCMTDLKKKGYQIVATTPHTNDCVLHEFDVTKKSCFFFGRETEGLSQDVLDEADCFLKIPMVGFTESLNISVSAAIILQHVTTKLKQTNIKWQLTESELLEKRLDWCKKTIKSYEEIVERYKSQQ; encoded by the coding sequence ATGACAGATATAAAACTCATCGATTACCTTGAAGGCTATTTAACAGATAGCAGGCGCGAACGCTTTAGACAAGTTTTATCGCAGCGCACCAAGCATTTTACAGTGGCTACCGAAGATGTTTACCAACTGCACAATACTAGTGCTGTTATTCGAAGTTGTGATGTGTTTGGCATTCAGGAAGTCAATATTATAGAAGAACAAAATACGAAACGTATAGATAGAGAAATAGCCATGGGCGCGCAAAAATGGGTGGATTTAAATCGGTACCATTCCGTAAAAAGTTGTATGACCGATTTAAAGAAAAAAGGCTATCAAATAGTCGCTACTACGCCGCACACCAACGATTGTGTGTTGCACGAATTTGACGTGACCAAAAAGTCCTGCTTTTTCTTTGGACGTGAAACTGAAGGCTTATCGCAGGACGTTTTGGATGAAGCTGACTGCTTTCTAAAAATACCTATGGTTGGATTTACTGAAAGTTTGAACATTTCGGTTTCGGCAGCTATTATTTTACAGCATGTTACCACAAAACTAAAACAGACCAATATTAAATGGCAATTAACCGAAAGTGAACTACTTGAAAAACGTTTGGATTGGTGCAAAAAGACAATTAAGAGTTATGAAGAGATTGTAGAAAGGTATAAAAGCCAACAATAA
- a CDS encoding NAD-dependent deacylase, with product MKHLVVLTGAGMSAESGIKTFRDADGLWEGHDVMEVATPQGFAANPELVLDFYNQRRRQLFEVEPNQAHVDLASLEKQYKVSIITQNVDDLHERAGSSAVTHLHGELLKVRSTFDDTDIQEWKTDLLLGDFCKKGYQLRPHIVWFGEDVPMIETAVDICETADILAIIGTSMQVYPAAGLMHYVPQNTPTYFIDPKPNINSHKNLTVIAESATVGVRQMMGLI from the coding sequence ATGAAACACCTCGTTGTACTTACAGGCGCAGGTATGAGTGCCGAAAGCGGCATTAAAACCTTTAGGGATGCTGATGGCTTATGGGAAGGCCACGATGTTATGGAAGTTGCTACCCCACAGGGATTTGCTGCTAATCCTGAATTGGTTTTAGACTTTTACAACCAACGCCGAAGGCAACTTTTTGAAGTTGAACCCAACCAAGCACATGTCGATTTAGCTTCGCTTGAAAAGCAATACAAGGTTAGTATTATTACCCAAAACGTAGACGATTTGCACGAACGTGCCGGAAGTAGTGCGGTAACCCACTTACATGGCGAGCTTTTAAAAGTACGCAGCACGTTTGATGACACCGATATACAAGAATGGAAAACCGATTTACTATTGGGCGATTTCTGTAAAAAGGGCTACCAATTGCGACCGCATATTGTATGGTTTGGAGAAGACGTCCCCATGATTGAAACAGCGGTTGATATTTGCGAAACTGCAGATATATTGGCAATTATCGGCACCTCAATGCAAGTTTACCCTGCAGCAGGATTGATGCACTACGTGCCACAGAATACACCCACCTATTTTATAGACCCTAAACCTAATATTAATAGCCATAAAAACTTAACTGTTATTGCTGAGAGTGCTACTGTTGGGGTTAGACAGATGATGGGTTTGATTTGA
- the purB gene encoding adenylosuccinate lyase, translated as MSLSPLNAISPIDGRYRSKVSELAPYFSEAALIKYRVLVEIEYFIALCEIPLPQLESVDHSIFDSLRDIYKNFTEDDAQAIKKIESVTNHDVKAVEYFIKEKFDALNLSKFKEFIHFGLTSQDINNTAIPLSIKEAMNDVYVPEYLLVLNRLKELSKEWASVSMLARTHGQPASPTRLGKEIEVFVARLNEQFNLLNDIPSAAKFGGATGNFNAHNVAYPNINWKAFGTKFVQEKLGLQHSFPTTQIEHYDHMAALYDTLKRINTIIIDLDRDIWTYVSMDYFKQKIKKGEVGSSAMPHKVNPIDFENSEGNLGIANAVFEHLSAKLPISRLQRDLTDSTVLRNVGVPFGHTIIGFKSTLKGLNKLLLNESKFAEDLENNWAVVAEAIQTILRREGYHNPYEALKGLTRTNSKINQESISNFIDTLEVSSTIKDELKRITPSNYTGI; from the coding sequence ATGTCATTATCACCACTCAACGCTATCTCACCTATTGATGGGAGATATAGAAGTAAAGTTAGCGAACTAGCACCGTATTTTTCTGAAGCAGCCTTAATTAAATACCGTGTTTTAGTTGAAATAGAATATTTTATCGCTTTATGTGAAATTCCGCTGCCACAACTTGAGTCGGTTGACCATTCAATCTTTGATAGCTTAAGGGACATCTACAAAAACTTCACTGAAGATGATGCACAAGCCATTAAAAAAATTGAAAGTGTAACCAACCACGACGTTAAGGCCGTTGAGTACTTTATAAAAGAAAAGTTTGATGCCTTAAACCTATCAAAGTTCAAGGAGTTTATCCATTTTGGATTGACTTCTCAAGACATTAACAATACCGCTATTCCTTTAAGTATTAAGGAAGCGATGAACGACGTTTATGTACCGGAATACTTATTGGTTTTAAACCGATTAAAGGAACTTTCAAAGGAATGGGCTTCGGTATCAATGTTGGCCAGAACCCATGGTCAACCTGCTTCTCCAACCCGCTTGGGGAAAGAAATTGAAGTTTTTGTAGCGCGTCTTAACGAGCAATTTAACTTATTGAACGACATCCCAAGTGCTGCAAAATTTGGTGGGGCTACCGGTAATTTTAATGCACACAACGTAGCATACCCAAATATTAATTGGAAAGCCTTCGGAACTAAATTTGTACAGGAAAAATTGGGCTTGCAACATTCCTTTCCAACTACACAAATTGAGCATTATGACCACATGGCTGCTTTGTACGACACGTTAAAACGAATCAACACCATTATTATTGATTTAGACAGAGATATATGGACTTATGTATCGATGGATTACTTTAAACAAAAAATCAAGAAAGGTGAAGTAGGAAGTTCGGCTATGCCCCATAAAGTAAACCCTATTGATTTTGAAAACTCCGAAGGAAATTTAGGCATTGCGAACGCTGTTTTTGAACACCTTTCTGCTAAATTGCCTATCTCAAGATTACAACGTGACTTAACAGACAGTACTGTTTTAAGAAATGTAGGCGTTCCTTTTGGCCATACCATTATAGGGTTTAAATCTACTTTAAAAGGTTTAAATAAATTATTATTGAACGAGAGCAAGTTTGCTGAAGATTTAGAAAATAATTGGGCCGTTGTTGCCGAAGCCATCCAAACCATTTTACGAAGAGAAGGTTACCATAACCCTTACGAGGCTTTAAAAGGTTTAACACGAACCAATTCTAAAATAAACCAAGAGTCTATTTCAAATTTTATTGATACCTTAGAGGTGTCAAGCACAATAAAAGACGAATTAAAACGTATTACACCTAGTAATTACACTGGAATTTAA
- a CDS encoding VOC family protein: MKHNMVGWFEIPVSDMDRAKAFYETVFKVKIDIHDFGGMLMGWFPFSEGKEGAAGTLIKQESYIPSQEGTLVYFMSDDVQIELDRIVAAGGKIYQPKTQISPEHGFMAAFIDTEGNRVALHSNK; encoded by the coding sequence ATGAAACACAATATGGTAGGTTGGTTCGAGATTCCAGTGAGCGACATGGATCGGGCCAAAGCATTTTACGAAACCGTTTTTAAGGTTAAAATCGATATACACGATTTTGGTGGGATGCTTATGGGGTGGTTCCCGTTTAGTGAGGGTAAGGAAGGTGCTGCCGGAACACTGATAAAACAAGAAAGCTACATTCCTAGCCAAGAAGGCACTTTGGTTTATTTTATGAGTGACGATGTGCAGATTGAGTTGGACCGCATTGTAGCCGCTGGTGGAAAAATTTACCAACCTAAAACACAAATTTCTCCTGAACATGGTTTTATGGCAGCTTTTATAGATACCGAAGGTAATAGAGTAGCATTACATTCCAATAAATAA
- a CDS encoding DEAD/DEAH box helicase — translation MSTFQDLGLNDNLLQAINDLGFETPSEVQQKAIPVLLNSEDDLVALAQTGTGKTAAFGFPMLQKIDINSRTTQGLILSPTRELCLQIANEMKLYGKYCRGLNVVAVYGGSSITEQAREIKRGAQIIVATPGRMKDMISRRLVDITKIEYSVLDEADEMLNMGFKEDITDILSYTPEDKSTWLFSATMPKEVAAIAKNFMHKPNEITVGNKNESTTNVSHEYYLVNARDRYQALKRLADANPDIFSVVFCRTKRDTQKVAEKLIEDGYNAGALHGDLSQNQRDLVMNAFRKKQIQMLVATDVAARGIDVDDVTHVINYQLPDEIETYTHRSGRTGRAGKTGVSMVIVSKSEVRKIKSIERIIKRQFEKKDIPNGMEICEVQLMSLANKIHNTEINHEIDKYLSSINELFEDTSKDELIKKLFSVEFTRFFNYYNKAKDLNISASTSDSERQDAKNDSTRYFINVGGKDGFDWMSLKDFLKEQLDLGRDDVFKVETKDSFSFFNTENELKDKVLAHFTDFKHDGRFVNVEVSENRGGGGGKRRNGKKGGKRRGGEKSFGNKNGKRRSEGKSKSRRSGGNDFAVSRPRRSRR, via the coding sequence ATGAGCACATTCCAAGATTTAGGTCTTAATGACAATCTATTGCAAGCCATCAACGATTTAGGCTTTGAAACCCCCAGCGAAGTACAACAAAAAGCTATTCCGGTATTATTAAATTCTGAAGACGATTTGGTAGCCTTGGCACAAACCGGAACCGGTAAAACTGCTGCTTTTGGTTTCCCTATGCTTCAAAAAATAGATATCAACAGTCGAACCACGCAAGGTTTAATTTTATCACCAACGCGCGAGCTTTGTTTACAAATAGCCAACGAAATGAAACTTTACGGTAAGTACTGCAGAGGTTTAAACGTTGTTGCTGTTTATGGTGGTTCAAGCATTACGGAACAGGCCCGCGAAATAAAACGCGGTGCACAGATTATTGTGGCTACCCCTGGAAGAATGAAGGATATGATTAGCCGCCGTTTGGTTGACATCACAAAAATTGAATATTCTGTTTTAGATGAAGCCGACGAAATGCTGAACATGGGCTTTAAAGAAGATATCACTGATATTTTATCGTATACTCCCGAAGATAAAAGCACATGGTTATTTTCGGCCACTATGCCTAAAGAAGTGGCGGCGATTGCCAAAAATTTTATGCATAAACCCAACGAAATAACCGTTGGAAACAAAAATGAAAGTACCACAAATGTTTCGCACGAATACTATTTGGTAAATGCCAGAGACCGTTACCAAGCCTTAAAACGATTGGCCGATGCCAATCCCGATATTTTTTCGGTTGTATTTTGTAGAACCAAACGCGACACCCAAAAAGTAGCCGAAAAACTCATTGAAGATGGTTACAACGCAGGTGCATTACACGGCGACCTTAGTCAAAACCAACGTGATTTGGTGATGAACGCCTTCCGTAAAAAACAAATACAAATGTTGGTGGCTACCGATGTAGCTGCCCGCGGTATTGATGTTGATGATGTAACCCACGTAATAAACTATCAATTGCCAGACGAGATTGAAACCTATACCCACCGTTCTGGTCGTACGGGCCGTGCAGGAAAAACAGGCGTTTCTATGGTTATTGTTTCAAAAAGTGAGGTTCGAAAAATAAAAAGTATAGAGCGCATTATTAAACGTCAGTTTGAGAAAAAAGACATCCCCAACGGCATGGAAATTTGTGAAGTACAACTCATGTCGCTCGCTAACAAAATCCACAATACTGAAATAAACCACGAAATAGACAAATATTTGTCCAGTATCAACGAATTGTTTGAAGACACGTCTAAAGATGAATTAATCAAAAAGCTATTCTCGGTAGAGTTTACGCGATTCTTCAACTATTACAATAAGGCCAAGGATTTAAATATTTCGGCAAGCACCAGCGATAGCGAACGCCAAGATGCTAAAAATGATTCAACTCGATATTTTATTAATGTTGGCGGAAAAGACGGTTTCGATTGGATGTCGCTAAAAGACTTTTTAAAAGAGCAACTTGATTTAGGACGCGACGATGTTTTTAAAGTAGAAACTAAAGATAGTTTTTCGTTTTTCAACACCGAAAACGAACTGAAAGATAAAGTTTTGGCCCACTTTACAGACTTTAAGCACGACGGTCGTTTTGTAAACGTTGAAGTTTCTGAAAACCGAGGCGGCGGTGGCGGAAAACGACGCAATGGAAAAAAAGGAGGAAAACGACGCGGTGGTGAAAAATCGTTTGGAAATAAAAACGGAAAGCGACGCTCTGAAGGCAAATCAAAATCAAGACGCTCAGGCGGCAATGATTTTGCAGTTTCAAGACCACGACGCTCGAGAAGATGA
- a CDS encoding LysR family transcriptional regulator, whose protein sequence is MNYQLELRHIKYFLAVADELHFRKAAEKLFISQPGLSRQIKDMENFLGITLFNRHNRQVLLTPAGEYLKTELTKNLNSLNTILNHAKLLEDGKDGKLNFGYVGSAMQHIIPYLLLKFTQNHPNIMFSLKEMDNNRQIESLLNQNIDIGFIRLERVPRGLDIKPVLKEPFCLVLPKNHPIDASNFKSMIQLKNEHFILFDSEYSASYYDKVMEIFDDSGFSPLIYHNTIHAGSIYKLVENNFGTSIVPKSLIDENNPKIKFIELNRIRQRTVLSVVWNTNNRNPILNQALRLIHNKIIK, encoded by the coding sequence ATGAATTATCAATTAGAATTAAGACATATTAAATATTTTTTGGCTGTAGCCGACGAATTACACTTTAGAAAAGCTGCCGAAAAGCTGTTTATCTCGCAACCAGGACTTAGCCGGCAAATAAAAGATATGGAAAATTTTTTAGGCATAACACTTTTTAACCGGCACAATCGCCAAGTACTTTTAACACCAGCCGGAGAATACCTAAAAACTGAGTTAACAAAAAACCTAAACAGCCTTAACACCATTTTAAACCACGCCAAACTATTGGAAGACGGCAAAGATGGAAAACTCAACTTCGGCTATGTGGGCTCTGCCATGCAACACATTATACCCTATTTACTTTTAAAGTTTACGCAAAACCACCCAAATATTATGTTCAGTTTAAAGGAAATGGACAACAACCGTCAAATTGAAAGTTTATTAAATCAAAATATCGATATTGGATTTATTCGTTTGGAACGCGTTCCCAGAGGGTTGGACATCAAACCCGTTTTAAAAGAACCTTTTTGCTTAGTGCTACCTAAAAACCATCCTATAGACGCTTCGAACTTTAAAAGCATGATTCAGCTCAAAAACGAACATTTTATCCTGTTCGATTCGGAATATAGCGCTTCTTACTACGACAAGGTTATGGAAATTTTTGATGATAGTGGATTTAGCCCCTTAATATACCACAACACTATCCACGCTGGTTCCATTTACAAATTAGTTGAGAACAATTTTGGTACTTCCATCGTTCCAAAATCATTAATAGACGAAAACAATCCTAAAATTAAATTTATAGAACTCAACAGAATTCGCCAGCGCACAGTACTTTCCGTAGTTTGGAACACCAATAACCGAAACCCTATTTTGAACCAAGCACTTCGCTTAATTCACAACAAAATCATAAAATAG